In Rhodanobacter humi, the following are encoded in one genomic region:
- the ribD gene encoding bifunctional diaminohydroxyphosphoribosylaminopyrimidine deaminase/5-amino-6-(5-phosphoribosylamino)uracil reductase RibD → MSFTSSDHTHMAHALRLAKRGLCTTQPNPRVGCVIVHGDEVVGAGWHRRAGEPHAEVFALREAGERAGGATAYVTLEPCAHHGRTPPCADALVAAGVARVVIAAEDPFPQVAGRGIEKLRVAGIAVDTGLLRDEARELNCGFFSRIERGRPFVRVKLAMSLDGRTALANGESKWITGEAARADVQRWRARSSAILTSSGTVLADNPRLTVRLGGAAATLTQPSPQSAVGGEGSASHGAGFGSLSPGLAGREGWGEGVTIAPLRVVLDRQLRSPAGSHVLDGSTPTLVLHGADAACRDDRYARVELATVAEQGGAFELPAVLSLLAARDINELHVEAGPTLCGALFAAGLVDELLLYIAPVLLGDAARPLLALPPLADMASRWRLRLCDQRMLGRDMRLRLHPVL, encoded by the coding sequence ATGAGCTTCACCTCCTCCGACCACACCCACATGGCGCACGCCCTGCGCCTCGCCAAGCGCGGCCTTTGCACCACCCAGCCCAACCCGCGCGTGGGCTGCGTGATCGTGCACGGCGATGAGGTGGTCGGTGCCGGTTGGCACCGGCGCGCTGGCGAGCCGCATGCCGAGGTGTTCGCGCTGCGCGAGGCCGGCGAGCGCGCCGGCGGCGCCACCGCCTATGTGACGCTGGAACCCTGCGCCCACCACGGCCGCACGCCGCCTTGCGCGGATGCGCTGGTCGCCGCCGGCGTGGCGCGGGTGGTGATCGCTGCGGAAGACCCGTTCCCGCAAGTGGCCGGGCGCGGCATCGAAAAACTGCGTGTTGCCGGCATTGCCGTGGACACCGGGCTGCTGCGCGATGAGGCGCGTGAATTGAACTGCGGCTTCTTCAGCCGCATCGAACGCGGCCGCCCCTTCGTGCGCGTGAAGCTGGCGATGAGCCTGGACGGCCGCACCGCGCTCGCCAACGGCGAGTCGAAGTGGATCACCGGCGAGGCCGCCCGCGCCGACGTGCAGCGCTGGCGCGCACGCAGCAGCGCCATCCTCACCAGCAGCGGCACCGTGCTGGCGGACAATCCCCGCCTCACCGTGCGGCTGGGCGGTGCAGCAGCCACTCTCACCCAACCCTCTCCCCAAAGTGCGGTTGGAGGAGAGGGCTCGGCCAGCCACGGCGCCGGGTTTGGCTCCCTCTCCCCCGGCCTCGCCGGGAGAGAGGGTTGGGGTGAGGGGGTGACCATCGCGCCGCTGCGCGTGGTGCTGGATCGCCAGCTGCGCAGCCCCGCCGGCAGCCACGTGCTGGACGGCAGCACGCCTACCCTGGTGCTGCATGGCGCGGATGCCGCGTGCCGCGACGACCGCTACGCGCGGGTCGAACTCGCTACGGTGGCGGAACAGGGCGGCGCCTTCGAGCTACCCGCCGTGCTGTCCCTGCTCGCCGCGCGCGACATCAACGAACTGCACGTGGAGGCCGGCCCGACCCTGTGCGGGGCGCTGTTCGCCGCCGGCCTGGTCGACGAACTGCTGCTCTACATCGCGCCGGTGCTGCTGGGCGACGCCGCGCGCCCCCTGCTGGCGCTGCCGCCGCTGGCGGACATGGCCTCGCGCTGGCGCCTGCGCCTGTGCGACCAGCGCATGCTGGGGCGGGACATGCGCCTGCGGCTGCATCCGGTGCTTTGA
- the ldcA gene encoding muramoyltetrapeptide carboxypeptidase has protein sequence MPTTRVRLIAPSGYPHDRAAMSRGVARLREAGCAVDGLDVLERTELRYAGNDAERAADLNALATLDALPDIALAIRGGYGATRLLEHLHYDALRERLDGSSMVLVGHSDFTAIQLALHAKSGLVTFGGPMLGPDFGAELPSALTVPHFWRTVRAAQGTAEWTSSGEHALDLEGALWGGNLAMLCSLLGTPFFPRIDGGILFVEDVGEPPFRIERLLYQLHLSGVLGRQRALILGDFTDCRPSAYDNGYGLGEGFAQIRRVAGIPVLDGLPFGHVPDKFTLPFGVPARLRVEGGKARLDFTGYPRLPNASTGDV, from the coding sequence ATGCCCACCACCCGCGTCCGCCTGATCGCCCCCTCCGGCTACCCGCACGACCGCGCCGCGATGAGCCGCGGTGTGGCCCGCCTGCGCGAGGCCGGTTGCGCGGTGGATGGCCTGGACGTGCTGGAGCGCACCGAACTGCGCTACGCCGGCAACGATGCCGAGCGCGCGGCCGACCTCAACGCGCTCGCCACGCTGGACGCGCTGCCCGACATCGCGTTGGCGATCCGCGGCGGCTACGGTGCCACGCGCCTGCTGGAACACCTGCACTACGACGCGCTGCGCGAACGGCTGGATGGTTCCAGCATGGTGCTGGTAGGCCACAGCGACTTCACCGCGATCCAGCTGGCACTGCATGCGAAAAGCGGCCTGGTCACGTTTGGCGGCCCCATGCTCGGCCCCGATTTCGGCGCGGAGCTCCCGAGCGCGCTGACGGTGCCGCACTTCTGGCGCACCGTGCGCGCGGCGCAGGGTACGGCGGAGTGGACCAGCAGCGGTGAGCATGCGCTGGATCTCGAAGGTGCGCTGTGGGGCGGCAATCTCGCGATGCTGTGCAGCCTGCTTGGCACGCCGTTTTTCCCGCGCATCGACGGTGGCATCCTGTTCGTGGAGGACGTGGGCGAACCGCCATTCCGCATCGAACGGCTGCTGTACCAGCTGCACCTGTCCGGCGTGCTTGGGCGGCAGCGCGCGCTGATCCTCGGCGATTTCACCGACTGCCGACCCAGTGCCTACGACAACGGCTACGGACTGGGCGAAGGCTTCGCGCAAATCCGCCGCGTGGCCGGCATCCCGGTGCTGGACGGCCTGCCGTTCGGCCACGTGCCGGACAAGTTCACCCTGCCGTTCGGTGTGCCGGCACGCTTGCGTGTGGAGGGCGGCAAGGCGCGGCTGGATTTCACGGGCTACCCGCGTTTGCCGAATGCCTCCACCGGCGACGTGTAG
- the ettA gene encoding energy-dependent translational throttle protein EttA — protein MQYIYTMNGVSKIVPPKRQIIKDISLSFFPGAKIGLLGVNGAGKSTVLKIMAGVDTDFQGEARAQPGTKIGYLAQEPDLNPEKTVREVVEEGVSVILDAQKRLEEVYAAYAEEGADFDALAKEQEQLEGILAANDAHALERQLEVAADALRLPAWDAKVGPLSGGEKRRVALCRLLLSKPDMLLLDEPTNHLDAESVDWLEQFLHDYPGTVVAVTHDRYFLDNAAEWILELDRGRGIPWKGNYTEWLEQKDARLKQEANQEKSRQKAIEKELEWVRSAAKGRQSKGKARLARFEELNSVDYQRRNETNEIFIPPGERLGQEVIEFKNVTKSFGDRVLIEDLSFKVPPGAIIGVIGPNGAGKSTLMKMIMGKESPDTGEVKLGHTTKLAYVDQSRDALDPKNNVWQEVSGGSDILTIGNFEIQSRAYIGRFNFKGTDQQKIVGSLSGGERGRLHMAKTLLQGGNVLLLDEPSNDLDVETLRALEDALLEFPGSAIVISHDRWFLDRIATHIIAFEGDSHVEFFPGNYNEYEADKKRRMGDEAARPHRVKYKKLA, from the coding sequence ATGCAATACATCTACACCATGAACGGGGTGAGCAAGATCGTCCCCCCGAAGCGCCAGATCATCAAGGACATCTCGCTGTCGTTCTTCCCCGGCGCGAAGATCGGCCTGCTCGGCGTCAATGGCGCGGGCAAGTCCACCGTGCTGAAGATCATGGCCGGCGTGGATACCGACTTCCAGGGCGAGGCGCGTGCGCAACCCGGCACCAAGATCGGCTATCTGGCGCAGGAGCCGGATCTGAACCCTGAAAAGACCGTGCGCGAAGTGGTCGAGGAAGGCGTGTCGGTGATCCTCGACGCACAGAAGCGGCTGGAAGAGGTCTACGCCGCCTACGCCGAGGAAGGCGCCGACTTCGACGCGTTGGCCAAGGAGCAGGAGCAGCTGGAAGGCATCCTGGCCGCGAACGACGCTCATGCGCTGGAGCGCCAGCTGGAAGTGGCCGCTGACGCGCTGCGCCTGCCGGCGTGGGACGCCAAGGTCGGCCCGCTCTCCGGCGGCGAGAAGCGCCGCGTGGCGCTGTGCCGCCTGCTGCTGTCCAAGCCGGACATGCTGCTGCTGGACGAACCGACCAACCATCTCGACGCCGAATCCGTCGACTGGCTGGAGCAGTTCCTGCACGACTACCCCGGCACCGTGGTGGCGGTGACGCATGACCGCTATTTCCTGGACAACGCCGCCGAGTGGATCCTCGAACTCGACCGCGGCCGCGGCATCCCGTGGAAGGGCAACTACACCGAGTGGCTTGAGCAGAAGGATGCGCGCCTGAAGCAGGAAGCCAACCAGGAGAAGTCGCGCCAGAAGGCGATCGAGAAGGAACTGGAGTGGGTGCGCTCGGCCGCCAAGGGCCGCCAGTCCAAGGGCAAGGCGCGCCTGGCCCGCTTCGAGGAGCTGAACTCGGTCGACTACCAGCGTCGCAACGAGACCAACGAGATCTTCATCCCGCCGGGCGAGCGCCTGGGCCAGGAAGTGATCGAGTTCAAGAACGTCACCAAGTCGTTCGGCGACCGCGTGCTGATCGAGGACCTCTCGTTCAAGGTGCCGCCGGGCGCGATCATCGGCGTGATCGGCCCGAACGGCGCCGGCAAATCCACCCTGATGAAGATGATCATGGGCAAGGAGTCGCCGGACACGGGCGAAGTGAAGCTGGGCCACACCACCAAGCTGGCCTACGTCGACCAGTCGCGCGACGCGCTCGATCCGAAGAACAACGTGTGGCAGGAAGTGTCCGGCGGCTCGGACATCCTCACCATCGGCAACTTCGAGATCCAGTCGCGCGCCTACATCGGCCGCTTCAACTTCAAGGGCACCGACCAGCAGAAGATCGTCGGCAGCCTGTCCGGCGGCGAACGCGGCCGCCTGCACATGGCCAAGACCCTGCTGCAGGGCGGCAACGTGCTGCTGCTCGACGAGCCGTCCAACGACCTCGACGTGGAAACCCTGCGCGCGCTGGAAGACGCGTTGCTGGAATTCCCCGGCAGCGCGATCGTGATCTCGCATGACCGCTGGTTCCTCGACCGCATCGCCACCCACATCATCGCGTTCGAAGGCGACTCGCACGTGGAGTTCTTCCCAGGCAACTACAACGAGTACGAGGCCGACAAGAAGCGCCGCATGGGCGACGAGGCGGCCAGGCCGCATCGCGTGAAGTACAAGAAGCTGGCTTGA
- a CDS encoding riboflavin synthase has protein sequence MFTGIIQSVGRIARLEPRGGDLRLHVDTANLDLADVQLGDSVAVSGVCLTAVTLEARGFSADVSNETLSLTTLGGLKAGDPVNLEKALRLADRLGGHLVSGHVDGLGKVVSIAPDGRSQRWTFEMPANLARYIAAKGSVCIDGTSLTVNEVAGHRFGVNLIPHTVEHTAFHAKRAGDVVNIEVDVIARYVERLIGGGGAPKLDEAFLKQHGFA, from the coding sequence ATGTTCACCGGCATCATCCAGTCCGTGGGCCGCATCGCGCGGCTCGAACCGCGCGGCGGCGATCTGCGTCTGCACGTGGACACCGCCAATCTCGACCTTGCCGACGTGCAGCTGGGCGATTCCGTCGCCGTCTCCGGCGTTTGCCTGACCGCCGTGACGCTGGAAGCACGCGGCTTCAGCGCCGACGTCTCCAACGAAACGCTGTCGCTGACCACCTTGGGCGGACTCAAGGCCGGCGACCCGGTGAACCTGGAGAAGGCGCTGCGCCTCGCCGATCGGTTGGGCGGCCATCTGGTCTCCGGCCATGTCGACGGCCTGGGCAAGGTGGTGTCGATCGCGCCCGACGGCCGTTCGCAGCGCTGGACCTTCGAGATGCCGGCGAACCTGGCCCGCTACATCGCCGCCAAGGGCTCGGTGTGCATCGACGGCACCAGCCTCACCGTCAACGAGGTGGCCGGCCACCGCTTCGGAGTCAACCTTATTCCCCACACGGTGGAACACACGGCGTTCCATGCGAAGCGCGCGGGTGATGTGGTGAACATCGAGGTGGACGTGATCGCGCGCTACGTGGAGCGGCTGATCGGCGGCGGCGGTGCACCGAAGCTGGACGAGGCATTCCTGAAACAACACGGGTTCGCCTGA
- the nrdR gene encoding transcriptional regulator NrdR: MHCPFCQHEDTRVIDSRLTEDGATVRRRRECPQCGERFNTFETAELKLPAIVKSGERREAFDERKLRVSFERALQKRPVASDAVDAAVREIINDLRRSGEREVPSRQVGELVMRELKKLDQVAYVRFASVYRKFEDVQAFLEEIAKLEHDLPELEKLQLSLLAGGEAAVAEPRRPRKG, translated from the coding sequence ATGCATTGCCCCTTCTGCCAGCACGAAGACACCCGCGTGATCGACTCGCGGCTCACCGAGGACGGCGCCACCGTGCGCCGTCGTCGCGAGTGTCCGCAGTGCGGCGAACGCTTCAACACCTTCGAGACGGCGGAGCTGAAGCTGCCGGCGATCGTGAAGAGCGGCGAGCGGCGCGAAGCCTTCGACGAGCGCAAGCTGCGGGTGAGCTTCGAACGCGCGCTGCAGAAGCGGCCCGTGGCCAGCGACGCGGTGGATGCCGCGGTGCGCGAGATCATCAACGATCTGCGCCGCAGCGGCGAGCGCGAAGTGCCTTCGCGCCAGGTCGGCGAACTGGTGATGCGCGAGCTGAAGAAGCTCGACCAGGTGGCCTACGTGCGCTTCGCCTCGGTCTATCGCAAGTTCGAGGACGTGCAAGCCTTCCTCGAGGAAATCGCGAAGCTGGAGCACGACCTGCCGGAGCTGGAGAAACTGCAGCTGTCGCTGCTGGCCGGCGGCGAAGCCGCGGTTGCGGAGCCGCGTCGCCCGCGCAAGGGTTGA
- the glyA gene encoding serine hydroxymethyltransferase — protein MFPKDCTIAGYDSELAQAIADEGRRQEDHVELIASENYASPRVMEAQGSKLTNKYAEGYPGKRYYGGCEYVDVAEKLAIERLKQLFDCEYANVQPHSGSQANQAVYFALLQPGDTILGMSLAHGGHLTHGAKVNLSGKILHAVQYGVDANGIVDMAEVERLAVEHQPKMIVAGFSAYSQVMDWARFRAIADKVGAYLFVDMAHVAGLVAAGVYPSPLPHAHVVTSTTHKTLRGPRGGLIVASKQGMGAAAEEIEKKLQSIVFPGIQGGPLMHVITAKAVAFKEALEPEFKTYQAQVVKNAKAMAKTIIARGYKIVSGGTENHLMLVDMIGKPITGKDAEAALGKAHITVNKNAVPNDPQKPFVTSGLRVGTPAVTTRGYLEADCVELANWICDVLDAPNDDKVIAAVRAKVEAQCRKYPVYG, from the coding sequence ATGTTCCCGAAGGACTGCACGATCGCCGGTTACGACTCCGAACTGGCCCAGGCCATCGCCGACGAAGGGCGGCGCCAGGAAGACCACGTCGAGCTGATCGCCTCCGAGAACTACGCCAGCCCGCGGGTGATGGAAGCGCAGGGTTCCAAGCTCACCAACAAGTACGCCGAGGGTTATCCCGGCAAGCGCTACTACGGCGGCTGCGAGTACGTGGACGTGGCCGAGAAGCTGGCCATCGAGCGCCTCAAGCAGCTGTTCGACTGTGAGTACGCCAACGTGCAGCCGCATTCCGGCTCGCAGGCCAACCAGGCGGTGTACTTCGCGCTGCTGCAGCCGGGCGACACCATCCTCGGCATGAGCCTGGCACACGGCGGCCACCTTACCCACGGCGCCAAGGTCAACCTCAGCGGCAAGATCCTCCACGCCGTGCAGTACGGCGTGGACGCCAACGGCATCGTGGACATGGCCGAGGTCGAGCGCCTCGCCGTCGAGCACCAGCCGAAGATGATCGTGGCCGGCTTCAGCGCCTATTCGCAGGTGATGGACTGGGCGCGCTTCCGCGCCATCGCCGACAAGGTCGGCGCGTACCTGTTCGTGGACATGGCCCACGTCGCCGGCCTGGTCGCCGCGGGCGTGTACCCCAGCCCGCTGCCGCACGCTCACGTGGTCACCTCCACCACGCACAAGACGCTGCGCGGCCCGCGCGGCGGCCTGATCGTGGCGAGCAAGCAGGGCATGGGCGCGGCGGCCGAGGAGATCGAGAAGAAGCTGCAGTCCATCGTGTTCCCCGGCATCCAGGGCGGCCCGCTGATGCACGTGATCACCGCCAAGGCGGTGGCGTTCAAGGAAGCACTGGAGCCGGAGTTCAAGACCTACCAGGCGCAGGTGGTGAAGAACGCCAAGGCGATGGCCAAGACCATCATCGCGCGCGGCTACAAGATCGTCTCCGGCGGCACCGAGAACCACCTGATGCTGGTCGACATGATCGGCAAGCCGATCACCGGCAAGGACGCGGAAGCCGCGCTGGGCAAGGCCCACATCACGGTCAACAAGAACGCCGTGCCGAACGACCCGCAGAAACCCTTCGTCACCTCCGGCCTGCGCGTGGGCACCCCCGCCGTCACCACCCGCGGCTATCTCGAAGCCGACTGCGTGGAACTGGCGAACTGGATCTGCGACGTGCTGGATGCGCCGAACGACGACAAGGTGATCGCCGCTGTGCGCGCCAAGGTCGAGGCGCAGTGCAGGAAGTACCCGGTCTACGGCTGA
- the ribB gene encoding 3,4-dihydroxy-2-butanone-4-phosphate synthase, with translation MPFNTIPEILDDLRAGRMVVILDDEDRENEGDLVMAAQMVRPEDVNFMVREARGLLCLTLTEQRTRQLGLRPMVSDNTSQYHTNFTVSIEAAEGVTTGISAHDRARTIQVAVKSDAKPQDLSQPGHIFPLTAQPGGVLTRAGHTEAGCDLAALAGLEPSAVLIEILHEDGSMARRPELEVFAQKHGLKIGSIADLIRYRLETEKTIQRVHEEDVETEFGPFRLVAWRDAIRRGLHYALVRGTVDDGAPVLSRVHVRNTLSDVLHLKRDDLGLTVTSALRRIADEDRGVLLVLSGEDTPEALLARLKRQPATLAPEDAQQQEWRQLGLGAQMLADLGVRKLRVLGTPRKLVGLAGFGLEVVEHV, from the coding sequence ATGCCTTTCAACACCATCCCCGAAATCCTCGACGACCTTCGCGCCGGCCGCATGGTCGTGATCCTCGACGACGAAGACCGCGAGAACGAGGGCGACCTCGTGATGGCCGCGCAGATGGTGCGGCCGGAGGACGTCAACTTCATGGTGCGCGAGGCGCGCGGCCTGCTCTGCCTCACGCTCACTGAGCAGCGCACGCGCCAGCTTGGCCTGCGCCCCATGGTCAGCGACAACACCTCGCAGTACCACACCAACTTCACCGTCTCGATCGAGGCAGCCGAGGGCGTCACCACCGGCATCTCGGCGCACGACCGCGCGCGCACCATCCAGGTGGCGGTGAAGTCGGATGCGAAGCCGCAGGACCTCTCCCAGCCGGGCCACATCTTCCCGCTCACCGCACAGCCCGGCGGCGTGCTCACCCGCGCCGGCCATACCGAGGCCGGTTGCGACCTTGCCGCGCTGGCGGGGCTGGAGCCGTCGGCGGTGCTGATCGAGATCCTGCACGAGGATGGCTCGATGGCGCGCCGTCCCGAGCTGGAGGTGTTCGCGCAGAAGCATGGTCTCAAGATCGGCAGCATCGCCGACCTGATCCGCTACCGGCTGGAAACCGAGAAGACCATCCAGCGCGTGCACGAGGAGGATGTCGAAACCGAATTCGGCCCGTTCCGGCTGGTGGCCTGGCGCGACGCGATCCGCCGTGGCCTGCACTACGCGCTGGTGCGCGGCACGGTGGACGACGGTGCGCCGGTGCTGAGCCGCGTGCACGTGCGCAACACCTTGTCCGACGTGCTGCACCTCAAGCGCGACGACCTCGGCCTCACCGTCACCAGTGCACTGCGCCGCATCGCCGACGAAGACCGCGGCGTGCTGCTGGTGCTGTCCGGCGAGGACACCCCCGAGGCGCTGCTGGCCCGACTCAAGCGTCAGCCCGCGACCCTCGCGCCCGAGGACGCGCAGCAGCAGGAGTGGCGCCAACTCGGCCTGGGTGCACAGATGCTGGCCGACCTCGGCGTGCGCAAGCTGCGCGTGCTGGGCACGCCGCGCAAGCTGGTGGGCCTGGCTGGCTTCGGCCTGGAAGTCGTCGAACACGTGTGA
- a CDS encoding DUF817 domain-containing protein, whose protein sequence is MFGLKQAAACLFGGLMVALLLASWRWYPRDAWLARYDFLTVAALAIQGILLAAKLESREEARVILLFHVVGTAMELFKTAVGSWNYPESSLLRLGGVPLFTGFMYAAVGSYIARAWRLFDFRFTRHPPFAATVALAVAIYLNFFSHHYLPDARPLLFVAVAWLFGPCRIHFRIRRTHRRMPLLLGFVLVALFIWLAENVGTFSHAWLYPTQRHGWHWVPFGKLGAWLLLMIISYVMVSALHRQRPGSGRNLPAALQFRDSSPPPCPQRPECSRRTARSPVTTPNWPRPSPTKGGARKTTSS, encoded by the coding sequence GTGTTCGGCCTCAAGCAAGCCGCTGCCTGCCTGTTCGGCGGCCTGATGGTGGCCTTGCTGTTGGCCAGCTGGCGCTGGTATCCGCGTGACGCGTGGCTGGCGCGCTACGACTTCCTGACCGTGGCTGCCCTGGCGATCCAGGGCATCCTGCTGGCCGCGAAGCTGGAGAGTCGCGAGGAAGCGAGGGTGATCCTGCTGTTCCATGTCGTGGGCACGGCGATGGAACTGTTCAAGACGGCGGTGGGCTCGTGGAATTACCCGGAATCCTCGCTGCTGCGGCTGGGCGGGGTGCCGCTGTTCACCGGCTTCATGTACGCGGCGGTCGGCAGCTACATCGCCCGCGCGTGGCGGCTGTTCGACTTCCGCTTCACCCGGCATCCGCCGTTCGCCGCGACGGTGGCGCTGGCCGTGGCGATCTACCTCAACTTCTTCAGCCACCATTACCTGCCGGATGCGCGGCCGCTGTTGTTCGTGGCAGTGGCGTGGCTGTTCGGGCCGTGCCGGATCCACTTCCGCATCCGCCGCACGCACCGGCGCATGCCGCTGCTGCTGGGCTTCGTGCTGGTGGCGCTGTTCATCTGGCTGGCGGAGAACGTGGGCACTTTCAGCCATGCCTGGCTGTATCCCACACAGCGGCATGGCTGGCACTGGGTGCCGTTCGGCAAGCTGGGCGCGTGGCTGCTGCTGATGATCATCAGCTACGTGATGGTGTCCGCCTTGCACCGCCAGCGGCCGGGCAGTGGCCGCAACCTCCCGGCGGCGTTACAATTTCGCGATTCATCCCCGCCCCCTTGCCCGCAGAGGCCCGAATGTTCCCGAAGGACTGCACGATCGCCGGTTACGACTCCGAACTGGCCCAGGCCATCGCCGACGAAGGGCGGCGCCAGGAAGACCACGTCGAGCTGA
- a CDS encoding GH92 family glycosyl hydrolase yields the protein MHPFSALSCRRASSTRRHLAQVFAMAALALGTMGAVHAQGDNALQHATQAVDEANPLVGTAPLDRQSLIGNAPPPGEPLYSGMTSPGASLPQSPTEATPVNLNVDLSYPAGVGMSYYYPNPTMIGFTGGGSTYGGQASPMIMPVVGDWTMPPDYAQSTYDKASEKASPGYYTVDLATFHTRVELTATQRTSLMRFTFPASHRSNVVINLRRSGGNVEVVDDHTIRGVATGGRPERDSDGAWFVAEFSRPFAGFGTFHANHDHEGYGIGDADVQPDRRAVSGSYAGAYVSFDTQAGEQVLVKIAHGHSADEAEQRLRDEDPGWDFERVHAQARAAWARWLDRVEVSGGTPKQRMLFYSTLYHSFASPRLLAHKGERFTGADGKIHVASYDRYGPVPFWDTGRNQIVLLMLLEPKVVQDIMRSELDRARERGYMDTSFHGDHAVLLYDGAWQRGIPFDYAAAYEYLRKNATDPHGPRGYLAEYMKNGWISDIVPPGNPSPPYAGGKAGVATTLEYAWDDHALADVARRLGKTDDAQMFLRRAANYRNVFDPSTGFMRGRTADGKWISPFDPGEPYYNFMMKEASGWSTLWLVPHDVQGLIDLLGGRAAFNAKLDAFFSTPYTAKGICRDCTGLIGQYVQGNQPDQQAAYLYAWSGQPWKTQALARRILAEMYGSDASGYGFPGMDDQGSTSSWYVLSAMGFYPVDPSMPDYILGSPIFDRVRLHMGNGKILEIVARNNSAKNLYIQSATLNGKPWNKPWFSQADIANGATLVLTMGPAPNKAWGTDPADAPPSMSAGGAGNGK from the coding sequence ATGCATCCATTTTCCGCACTCTCTTGCCGCCGCGCTTCATCGACCCGCAGGCACCTTGCACAGGTCTTCGCGATGGCAGCCCTTGCACTTGGAACCATGGGCGCAGTCCATGCCCAAGGCGACAACGCGTTGCAGCATGCGACGCAGGCCGTCGACGAGGCGAACCCGCTGGTCGGCACCGCGCCGCTGGACCGGCAGTCGCTGATCGGCAACGCGCCGCCGCCGGGCGAGCCGCTGTATTCGGGCATGACCTCGCCGGGTGCGAGCCTGCCGCAAAGCCCGACCGAGGCGACGCCGGTCAACCTCAATGTCGATCTCAGTTATCCCGCGGGCGTCGGCATGTCGTACTACTACCCGAATCCGACGATGATCGGATTCACCGGCGGCGGCTCGACCTATGGCGGCCAGGCATCGCCGATGATCATGCCGGTAGTGGGCGACTGGACCATGCCGCCCGACTACGCGCAGTCGACTTACGACAAGGCGAGCGAGAAGGCGTCGCCGGGCTACTACACGGTGGACCTGGCCACCTTCCACACCAGGGTCGAGCTCACGGCGACACAGCGCACCAGCCTGATGCGCTTCACCTTCCCGGCGAGCCACCGTTCGAATGTCGTCATCAACCTGCGCCGCTCCGGCGGCAACGTGGAGGTGGTCGACGACCACACCATTCGCGGTGTCGCCACGGGCGGGCGCCCGGAACGCGACTCGGACGGCGCCTGGTTCGTCGCCGAGTTCTCGCGGCCGTTCGCCGGATTCGGCACCTTCCACGCGAACCACGATCACGAGGGCTACGGCATCGGCGACGCGGACGTGCAACCGGACCGGCGTGCGGTGTCCGGCAGTTACGCGGGCGCCTACGTCAGCTTCGACACCCAGGCCGGCGAGCAGGTGCTGGTGAAGATCGCCCACGGCCACAGTGCCGACGAAGCCGAGCAGCGGTTGCGCGACGAAGATCCAGGCTGGGATTTCGAGCGCGTGCATGCCCAGGCGCGCGCGGCGTGGGCGCGATGGCTCGACCGCGTCGAAGTCAGCGGCGGCACGCCGAAGCAGCGCATGCTGTTCTACTCGACGCTGTACCACTCCTTCGCCAGCCCGCGATTGCTGGCGCACAAGGGCGAACGCTTCACCGGCGCGGACGGCAAGATCCACGTCGCCAGCTACGACCGCTACGGCCCGGTGCCGTTCTGGGATACCGGTCGCAACCAGATCGTGCTGCTGATGCTGCTCGAACCCAAGGTCGTGCAGGACATCATGCGCTCCGAGCTGGATCGCGCGCGCGAACGCGGCTACATGGACACCTCGTTCCATGGCGACCACGCCGTGCTGCTCTACGACGGTGCGTGGCAGCGCGGCATCCCGTTCGATTACGCCGCTGCCTACGAATACCTGCGCAAGAACGCGACCGACCCCCACGGGCCGCGCGGCTATCTCGCCGAATACATGAAGAACGGCTGGATCTCCGACATCGTGCCGCCGGGGAATCCGAGCCCGCCGTATGCGGGCGGCAAGGCGGGCGTGGCCACCACGCTGGAATACGCCTGGGACGATCACGCACTGGCCGACGTCGCGCGCCGGCTCGGCAAGACGGACGACGCGCAGATGTTCCTGCGCCGCGCCGCGAACTACCGCAACGTGTTCGACCCGTCGACCGGCTTCATGCGCGGCAGGACCGCGGACGGCAAGTGGATTTCGCCGTTCGATCCGGGCGAGCCGTACTACAACTTCATGATGAAGGAGGCCTCGGGCTGGTCCACGCTGTGGCTGGTGCCGCACGACGTGCAGGGCCTGATCGACCTGCTCGGCGGGCGCGCCGCGTTCAACGCCAAGCTCGACGCGTTCTTCTCCACGCCCTACACGGCCAAGGGCATCTGCCGCGACTGCACCGGCCTGATCGGGCAATACGTGCAGGGCAACCAGCCCGACCAGCAGGCGGCCTACTTGTATGCGTGGAGCGGCCAGCCGTGGAAGACGCAGGCGCTGGCGCGACGCATCCTCGCCGAGATGTACGGCAGCGACGCCAGCGGCTACGGCTTCCCCGGCATGGACGACCAGGGCTCGACCTCGTCCTGGTACGTGTTGAGCGCGATGGGCTTCTACCCGGTCGATCCGTCCATGCCGGACTACATCCTCGGCAGCCCGATCTTCGACCGCGTCCGCCTGCACATGGGCAACGGCAAAATCCTCGAGATCGTCGCGCGCAACAACTCGGCGAAGAACCTCTACATTCAGTCCGCCACACTCAACGGCAAGCCGTGGAACAAACCCTGGTTCAGCCAGGCGGACATCGCGAACGGCGCCACTCTGGTGCTTACGATGGGGCCTGCGCCGAACAAGGCCTGGGGCACTGATCCGGCCGATGCGCCGCCGTCGATGTCGGCGGGTGGGGCCGGAAACGGGAAGTGA